A window of Paenibacillus sp. 19GGS1-52 contains these coding sequences:
- a CDS encoding Rieske 2Fe-2S domain-containing protein — protein sequence MLSKEDNQKITQVSEGTPTGSVFRRYWIPAFLSEEVESGGAPLAVKLLNEKLVGFRNPEGKVGLLGEFCPHRGTSLKLGRNDDCGLTCIYHGWAFDAEGACTNMPSEPDYSKFKEKIKQKSYPVHEAGGIVWTYMGPAELQPPVPDFIWTALPATHRMVAKVYQECNYLQIWENEIDYMHAAFAHLALKEQNFNEGALSTELGINPSHPLVTSKNPLLSVQMTNYGFRNMFVGETDKDHQFILEAPVLMPSFAFTPRVPEEDHLFHAYVPIDDTTTWSYDVHFTLERALNHDTQRERRGLWVDENHRKIYNKDNNYKQDRELMKEDSFSGILGISNQDHAITETMGPIVDRSQEHLGTSDVGVLALRRMMLKSIKLVEEGQPPIGLDPSIPINKIFSEGVVVPKGIPLKEACPLDPMFSPIKPETQFAEETN from the coding sequence ATGCTCTCGAAAGAAGATAACCAAAAAATCACTCAGGTAAGTGAAGGAACACCGACCGGTTCTGTATTCCGAAGATATTGGATTCCCGCCTTTCTATCCGAAGAAGTGGAATCAGGAGGGGCACCTTTAGCGGTTAAATTACTAAATGAGAAGCTGGTTGGCTTCCGCAACCCGGAAGGTAAGGTAGGACTTCTAGGTGAATTCTGCCCCCATCGTGGAACCTCGCTGAAGCTTGGACGCAATGATGACTGCGGCTTAACTTGCATTTATCATGGCTGGGCATTTGATGCGGAAGGGGCATGCACGAACATGCCATCCGAACCGGATTATAGCAAGTTCAAGGAGAAGATCAAACAGAAGAGTTATCCGGTGCACGAAGCCGGAGGAATCGTCTGGACTTATATGGGACCTGCAGAACTGCAGCCACCGGTGCCCGATTTTATATGGACTGCATTACCCGCCACGCACCGTATGGTCGCCAAGGTGTATCAGGAGTGCAACTACTTGCAAATCTGGGAGAATGAAATTGACTATATGCATGCCGCTTTTGCCCATCTGGCTCTGAAGGAACAGAATTTTAATGAAGGGGCTCTGAGCACAGAACTGGGAATTAATCCTTCCCACCCACTGGTTACCTCGAAGAACCCATTGCTCTCTGTGCAGATGACTAACTATGGATTCCGCAATATGTTCGTCGGCGAGACTGACAAGGATCACCAGTTCATTCTGGAAGCGCCGGTTCTGATGCCAAGCTTCGCGTTTACACCGCGTGTACCAGAGGAGGATCATCTCTTCCATGCCTACGTTCCTATCGATGACACTACGACTTGGTCCTATGATGTTCACTTCACACTGGAGCGTGCTCTGAATCATGATACGCAGCGTGAGCGCCGAGGTCTGTGGGTTGATGAAAACCATCGGAAAATTTACAACAAAGATAACAATTATAAGCAGGATCGCGAATTGATGAAGGAGGACAGCTTCTCTGGGATTCTTGGAATCAGCAATCAGGACCATGCGATCACTGAAACCATGGGACCTATCGTTGACCGTTCCCAAGAGCATCTTGGAACCAGTGATGTTGGTGTGCTGGCGCTGCGCCGGATGATGCTGAAGAGCATTAAATTGGTTGAAGAAGGTCAACCACCGATTGGGCTAGATCCTTCCATCCCGATCAACAAGATATTCAGTGAAGGGGTCGTAGTACCTAAAGGAATCCCCTTGAAGGAGGCCTGTCCGCTAGATCCGATGTTCTCGCCGATCAAACCGGAAACTCAATTCGCTGAAGAAACGAATTGA
- a CDS encoding SDR family NAD(P)-dependent oxidoreductase, producing MKGLSGQTAVVTGAGSGIGRSIALRLAIEGAIVVVTDMNVESAKETLSLLNVDEGQKHSVCSLDVTKKEGVLSSFADIHEEYGAIDILINNAGVSTMNRIEDLTEQEWDFNFDVNIKGIFLCTQAVYPYMKEQKKGRIINTASMAGKRGVPLLAHYAASKWAVIGFTKSAAIEMAPYNITVNCVCPGFVNTGMQSRELKWEAELRGMTPDEVREEYIRMTPLGRLEEAEDVARVVWFLASKDADFITGEALNITGGADLL from the coding sequence ATGAAGGGATTATCAGGACAGACGGCAGTAGTGACCGGTGCAGGAAGCGGCATTGGCAGAAGCATAGCGTTGCGACTGGCTATAGAAGGTGCGATTGTCGTTGTGACAGATATGAATGTGGAGTCCGCCAAGGAGACATTGTCTCTCTTGAATGTAGATGAAGGTCAGAAGCATAGCGTGTGCAGTCTTGACGTTACGAAGAAAGAGGGCGTGTTATCCTCCTTCGCAGACATCCATGAGGAGTACGGAGCAATTGATATTCTGATCAATAACGCAGGTGTATCCACCATGAACCGGATTGAGGATTTAACGGAGCAAGAGTGGGACTTTAATTTTGATGTCAACATCAAAGGAATCTTCCTCTGTACACAGGCCGTCTACCCTTATATGAAGGAACAGAAGAAAGGCCGGATCATTAATACCGCTTCTATGGCTGGCAAGCGCGGCGTTCCACTACTAGCTCATTATGCAGCTTCCAAATGGGCGGTTATCGGCTTTACGAAGAGTGCTGCGATCGAGATGGCGCCGTACAACATTACCGTTAACTGTGTATGCCCCGGATTCGTTAACACCGGCATGCAGAGCCGTGAATTGAAATGGGAAGCGGAGCTGCGCGGGATGACTCCAGACGAAGTACGGGAAGAGTACATTCGTATGACCCCACTGGGCCGACTTGAAGAAGCGGAGGATGTAGCAAGGGTAGTATGGTTTCTAGCCTCGAAAGATGCTGACTTTATTACGGGCGAAGCGCTGAATATTACGGGTGGAGCAGATCTGTTATAA
- a CDS encoding FGGY-family carbohydrate kinase: protein MHANEVRTLTSYSLGIDIGTTAVKVILLSEQEIVFQTSATHELMSPSIGWAEEDASVWWSNTIKAVHELLEAFPSAVDDIVSIGVSGMVPAIVLLGPDNEPLRNTIQQNDARAISEIEEVNQTFDQLKLFAQTGGYTNQQHILPRLLWVKRHEPEVWSKVRTVLGSYDYINYRLTGTKSLEMNWAVESGMFDIRTRTWLDEHMKWLEISADMLPTVYESAEIIGMVSEEASRLTGLKAGIPVIAGSADHVASTLAAGIVEPGDLLIKFGGAGDILYCMDEIAPSPQLFFDYHVHPDFYLLNGCMASSGSLVKWYAHEFLRDDSPDLFKNLDEEAEQVRPGSDGLVILPYFLGEKTPIFDPQARGVMFGLSLSHHRGHIFRAVLESVIYGFRHHIEVLRDLGYEPKRILATNGGAKSRFWCQIAADVLNADIRSYPAHPGSALGVAFLAGKTAGLYQEWDDINRFLNVYRDFQPQPSHAEVYDKAYDVYRALYTTLKPQFTKVNAFYTHWNDPAGAGDDAKEELA from the coding sequence ATGCATGCAAACGAGGTGAGAACACTGACATCTTATTCACTGGGTATAGATATTGGCACAACAGCCGTCAAGGTCATTCTTTTGTCTGAGCAGGAAATTGTCTTTCAAACAAGTGCTACCCATGAACTGATGTCCCCTTCTATCGGTTGGGCGGAAGAAGATGCTTCTGTGTGGTGGAGCAACACTATTAAGGCCGTACACGAACTGCTTGAAGCTTTCCCCTCGGCTGTGGATGATATTGTTTCGATTGGGGTTAGCGGTATGGTTCCAGCCATTGTTCTGCTCGGTCCTGACAACGAGCCGCTGCGTAATACCATTCAACAAAATGATGCCCGGGCGATTTCTGAAATAGAAGAAGTAAACCAGACTTTTGATCAATTGAAATTGTTCGCTCAGACTGGTGGTTATACGAATCAGCAACATATACTGCCGCGACTGCTCTGGGTGAAACGACATGAACCGGAAGTCTGGAGCAAGGTGCGTACGGTGCTTGGTTCTTATGATTACATCAATTATAGGCTTACAGGAACAAAGTCTTTGGAGATGAATTGGGCCGTCGAGAGCGGGATGTTCGATATTCGCACCCGTACTTGGCTGGATGAACATATGAAATGGCTGGAGATTTCTGCTGACATGCTGCCCACGGTATATGAATCCGCTGAGATTATCGGAATGGTATCGGAAGAAGCGTCCCGGTTAACCGGACTGAAAGCTGGAATTCCGGTCATTGCAGGCAGCGCGGATCATGTAGCTTCGACATTGGCTGCAGGAATTGTAGAGCCGGGTGACCTGCTAATCAAATTTGGCGGCGCGGGAGATATATTGTATTGCATGGATGAAATTGCGCCATCGCCTCAACTCTTTTTCGATTATCATGTCCATCCGGACTTTTACTTGTTAAATGGCTGTATGGCTTCCAGTGGCTCACTAGTGAAATGGTATGCGCATGAATTCCTGCGTGATGACTCCCCTGATTTGTTCAAGAATCTGGATGAAGAAGCGGAGCAGGTGCGGCCGGGTTCGGACGGGCTGGTGATTCTCCCTTATTTTCTGGGCGAGAAGACGCCGATCTTTGATCCCCAAGCTCGCGGAGTGATGTTCGGCCTCAGTCTTTCCCATCATCGGGGGCATATCTTCCGCGCTGTGCTGGAATCAGTCATTTACGGCTTCAGGCATCATATTGAAGTGCTGCGTGACCTTGGCTATGAGCCAAAGCGAATACTGGCCACGAATGGTGGAGCCAAAAGCCGTTTCTGGTGTCAGATTGCCGCCGATGTGCTGAATGCGGATATTCGTTCTTATCCCGCACATCCGGGATCGGCACTAGGTGTCGCTTTTCTGGCTGGGAAGACTGCCGGGCTCTACCAAGAATGGGATGACATCAATCGTTTCCTGAACGTTTACCGCGATTTCCAGCCGCAACCGTCACACGCCGAAGTCTACGATAAGGCCTATGACGTTTACCGCGCATTATATACGACATTGAAACCGCAATTTACCAAGGTCAATGCATTCTACACCCATTGGAACGATCCTGCAGGAGCGGGAGATGACGCTAAGGAGGAACTGGCATGA